From Rutidosis leptorrhynchoides isolate AG116_Rl617_1_P2 chromosome 3, CSIRO_AGI_Rlap_v1, whole genome shotgun sequence, a single genomic window includes:
- the LOC139898568 gene encoding probable ADP-ribosylation factor GTPase-activating protein AGD9, which produces MASDTLTDKNAVFRKLKAKSENKMCFDCNARNPTWASVTYGIFLCIDCSATHRSLGVHISFVRSTNLDSWTPDQLKMMSFGGNNRAQVFFKQHGWTDGGKIEAKYTSRAAELYKQLLSKEVAKSSAEDVITLPSSPVSAKTENEPSDFKVTEAPKESSSTKPDTNGSASSVTVKAPSIRTATVKKPIGSKKPGKTGGLGARKLSSKTSESIYDQKPEEPVVQVSTSASSTSSAAAIPHTSRFEYVDSSETVEAGPGGVNSLSHVAPPKSSSFFAEYGMDSGFSKKSTPSKVQVEETDEARKKFSNAKSISSAQFFGDQNKSDLDGQVSLQKFSGSAAISSADLFGHGEDNSNLDVSASDLINRLSFQAQQDMSSLKNIAGETGKKLSSIASTLMNDFQDRIL; this is translated from the exons ATGGCTTCCGATACTTTGACCGACAAAAACGCCGTTTTCAGGAAGCTGAAAGCTAAATCGGAGAATAAG ATGTGTTTTGATTGTAATGCGAGGAACCCTACTTGGGCGTCCGTCACCTATGGGATATTTTTGTGTATTGATTGTTCAGCTACTCATCGTAGCCTCGGTGTTCACATCAGCTTCGTTAG GTCAACCAACTTGGATTCATGGACACCAGATCAGTTAAAGATGATGAGTTTTGGGGGCAACAATCGTGCTCAGGTCTTTTTCAAACAACACGGGTGGACAGATGGAGGGAAAATTGAGGCTAAATACACTTCAAGAGCTGCTGAGTTATATAAACAGTTACTTTCAAAAGAAGTTGCCAAAAGTTCTGCAGAAGATGTTATTACTTTGCCATCGTCACCCGTATCCGCCAAAACTGAAAACGAACCTTCCGATTTCAAGGTCACCGAAGCCCCAAAAGAAAGCTCTTCAACAAAACCCGACACCAACGGCTCTGCTAGTTCTGTTACTGTCAAAGCTCCATCGATTCGTACAGCTACTGTTAAGAAGCCTATTGGGTCCAAAAAGCCTGGAAAAACGGGAGGACTTGGTGCAAGAAAACTTAGCTCCAaa ACTAGTGAAAGCATTTATGATCAGAAGCCTGAAGAACCAGTTGTACAAGTGTCCACCTCAGCAAGCAGCACATCGTCAGCAGCTGCAATACCTCACACTTCTCGGTTTGAGTATGTAGATAGTTCCGAAACTGTGGAGGCGGGTCCCGGCGGCGTGAATTCACTTAGTCATGTTGCGCCACCTAAGTCATCCAGTTTCTTTGCAGAATATGGAATGGATAGTGGTTTCTCGAAGAAAAGTACTCCATCAAAAGTCCAG GTAGAAGAAACTGATGAAGCAAGGAAAAAGTTCTCTAATGCCAAGTCTATTTCATCCGCTCAATTTTTTGGGGACCAGAATAAATCTGATCTTGATGGTCAAGTTTCCCTTCAAAAGTTTTCG GGCTCTGCTGCCATCTCAAGTGCCGATTTGTTTGGACACGGCGAGGACAATTCTAACCTTGATGTTAGTGCCAGTGACCTCATCAACCGGCTCTCATTTCAG GCACAACAAGATATGTCATCCCTAAAGAACATAGCCGGAGAAACCGGAAAGAAGCTAAGCTCCATTGCCTCAACTTTAATGAACGATTTCCAAGACAGAATCCTGTGA